The stretch of DNA TTAAATTTATTAAATGCTTCTAATAATGTGTGTCGTAGGCATTCAACAAAGCGTGTACTGAAAACATGTGAAACACACATATACATCATAAAAATATTGTGCAGAGGGTTGGACTAGTCTTTATGCACTTATTTCTACTAGTAGGAAGCCTTCCACCAGCAACAAAAACCACTTCCTTGCTGGCTGCAAAGAACAGTGTTCCACCAGAAGCCTCGAGTTCAGCCCAAAAGAACCTGAAAAATAATTCGAATCTTGTGATGAGTCGAAAAGTGAGGAGCCTCGAGTTCAGTCCAAAAGaacatgacaaaaatccaaatcgCATGATGAGATGAAAACGGAGGATTTCCGCTGATGGGGAAGCAATGAACACATATTCTTTGAGTATGTAATATCTTCGAAGTGAATATATATTAGCACTGAATAAAAAATAACATATGCATGGTCCAACTTATCTGAGAATAATCACTTGCTTAAATGGTAAGTGGTTTGTTAATGGACAAAAAACAATATAGCAATGCAGGTGAGTAATTCACTGAAGACTATACCTCGCTAATTAGTTTCATTAGATCATGACTCCATAGTTAGATTTTGCTCATAGAGTAGTGTAAGTACTAGATTGTTCCTAGTAATATGGGATTTTGCTTTATCACTGAATATATCAACACTGAAGCTTTAAGTAATGAATATATTAGAAGCGTTGCATAAACTGAATAAGTATTGATTACTACAACATTAGGATAATAAAACTGAAGGAAAAGATATAAATGATGCAAAATCTTCTTCCCCTCTTGTTTAAACAAGAGAACCGCACTCCACCCAATCAGAAATTCTCTTATGATTTGTCTATGCAGATGAAACAAATCTACCCCAAAAGCAAGTTCAAATAATCCCTCTCCGTTGCCTCATGAGACTACAACACAAATAAAAAAGTGATGAGGATAGCTCACATGGGATTCCAACCAACAATACCCCCAACTGATCTCTGCGCATGTGCTTCTGATGGCTGAGAAAATCATCTGATGGTGAGCGCTAGATGCCCAAATCTCCAAAAGCAAACGCCACACAAAAAAGACTCAAATCAACACCTCCATTTGAAACAGATGAGATAGATTTTGGATCTGTGCGGAAATAGATGAGAGGGAGAGAACACACCTCGTCCCTGATCTGCATTTCCATGGCCCCCTCCCCACGTAGATGCCCCCATGGAATCCCAGCACGCCAATGGAATCGATCTACAAAGGCCGGAACGGATCAGAATCAAGGCAAAAAAACACAAGGACGAGGAATTTtgggcgcgccgcggcggaggaaatCACTCACCTTCTTGAGGACGCCATAGATTACCACCGGATCCAACTGAACATGCATCAGTATGGGGGGTGCGAGAGGTTGGGTATGAATCGCCATTCAATGTGAACGCAGATAGACGAGAGAGAGACTAACCCTAGAGAGAGCGTGTGGGGGTGAAATGAACCAGCGTGCCGCGTGCGACCTGATGTGTAAAATAAAAATATCCACCACTATCTCTCCTCTCATTGGAATGTGGGACCATCTGGACAGCTGAACATGGTGCACGTGGGAGCATTATATCACGGTGGAAGAAAGCGACCGTACGATTAGACAAATATACGACCGGCTGTAATAGAATCTTTATCTTTGTACATAACCCAAAGTCCGGCACAAATCAGTTTGTCGGAGGAAGAAATTCTATATAATATTTACTCATCAAGAGGGCCTTTCcgcaaaatattttttctaacatAGAAAATTCCTGGCCGACGCAAAGACCTAGCCCAAAGGCACCCCGCCACGCGTGGGCCCCACACGCCGTGCCGCGCTGCTCCGGCGACCCAACAACCCCCCATCCCCTCTCCCATAACCTTTGGCTCCAAGCAGCAGCCgagcctttcttcctcctctccaccccctccccccctcgGGCCACGCGAGGCGAAAACCAATTCCACATCTCCGCCCTCGCTCACCGAGGACCCTCGCCAAGAACTGCACCTGCAGCGGGGGAGAGGTAGAGCGAGAAGCGATAAGAGTTTCTcctcgcctctctctctctctgtatcTCCTTCCCGTCTTCCTATCCGCCTGCGATTCTCGTCGCATTGGTTTGGTTTCCTTGGAAAAGGGGGCAGCTTTCCTGTCTTCCCTTTGATCTAGATGATGGCGAGCACGACGTCAgcgaccgccgcggcggcggcattcgGGGCCGCAGCCACCGCCAAGCCGcgggggtcgtcgtcgtcggccatCTGCCCGAGGGTGTCCACCGGCGGCAGGAGACGCTCCGGGGTGGTGCGGTGCGACGCCGGCGTGGAGACCCAGGTGCAGgcggtggccaaggcggccagCATCGCCGCGCTCGAGCAGTTCAAGATCTCCGCCGACCGTGAGTCTCTTGCCCTTCGCCTGTCCTCAAATCTGCAGCTGCTGTTACCTTTCCTGTTGCTTTGGATGCGCGATTCTTCCCGGCCTGGTGATTTATTTCTGGTGCGCGATTTGAGGGATCTTTTGCGTCGCGTCGAGGTTACTGCTGCAGTTGGGATTAGTTTTGGACTTTTGGTTTGGTACAGGTCAAAAGGTGTGGGTGGTTTGGGGAAGAAAAAGGAATGAGCGTGAATTTTGCATTGCTCTGTCGCAATTTTTCTTTCACCATGCAtaacttaatttttttttcatgttaagTTCAGGTCGTGTGTGGCATCAGAGAGGGATTGCTTGTGCCATCCGAAATGGGTCATGGGGATGAGGAAACTGCCGGGCATCCCAATTGAAACATTAATTAGTTTCCTTTTGGAATCGATTCAAGCAACCAATAGTGGATAGCAAGTTACTTTCGGGGGATTTGTTCAAGTTTAACTGATTGTGGAGCCAATGTTTCACAAATTGACGGAGTGTTATCTTTGTCTATATCCATCAAAGTAACATGTGTTAACAAGCCAAATGGTAGTGAATGCATATAGAATTGTGTTGTCCTTAGGAAGGAGAAATCTAATTCGACAACAAAGATTTCAAGCATTTTGCACTGAAAAATTTTCGAGTTTCTCTTGTTTTTGTCATATTAATCTAGCGTAAACACGTGAAATTCTATGAATAGAATTTGCTTCAATAAACATTTCCATGGTGCTGCTAGCAATAAATGTGCAAGTATATTCAGTTTACTTctattagaaaaatatttttctcgtttcatcaaaaaagaaaaatattttctctGCAGACTGCAGTTTTTGATGATGTTTTTACTTTTCTATTCACTACCAGGGTACATGAAGGAAAGGAGTAGCATAGCTGTGATTGGCCTCAGTGTACACACAGCACCAGTGGAGATGCGTGAAAAACTTGCGATTGCTGAGGAACTATGGCCCCGTGCTATTCAAGAACTCACTAGTCTAAACCATATTGAAGAGGCTGCTGTTCTTAGTACCTGCAATAGAATGGAAATTTATGTGGTGGCCCTGTCATGGAACCGTGGTATCAGAGAAGTAATAGACTGGATGTCAAAGGTGAGTCTGATCAACTATATTTATTCCGTCCTTAGTCTTTTTTGCCCAGCTTTCCCTTTAGGTTTCTCAATGACACCATCTGGGAAAGATGTCCTGATGTGTACTTTGTGATTTTGCAGAAAAGTGGCATTCCTGCTTCTGAGCTCAGGGAGCACCTGTTCATGTTGCGTGACAGTGATGCTACACGCCATCTGTTTGAGGTATCAGCTGGGCTTGACTCTTTGGTTCTCGGTGAAGGACAAATCCTTGCTCAAGTTAAGCAAGTTGTAAGGAGCGGGCAAAACAGTGGAGGCCTGGGAAAGAACATTGATAGGATGTTCAAGGATGCAATCACAGCTGGTAAGCGTGTCCGATGTGAGACCAACATATCATCTGGTGCGGTTTCTGTCAGTTCAGCTGCAGTTGAATTGGCCTTGATGAAGCTTCCAAAGACTGAAGCCCTGTCAGCTAGTATGCTGCTGATTGGTGCTGGTAAGATGGGCAAATTAGTGGTCAAGCATCTCATTGCCAAAGGATGCAAAAAGGTGGTGGTTGTGAACCGCTCGGTGGAAAGGGTGGATGCCATTCGTGAGGAGATGAAAGATATTGAGATTGTGTACAGGCCTCTCTCAGAGATGTATGAGGCTGCTTCTGAAGCTGATGTCGTGTTCACAAGCACCGCATCTGAATCCCCATTGTTCACAAAGGAGCACGCAGAGGCACTTCCCCCTATTTCTGATACTATGGGTGGTGTCCGTCTATTTGTCGACATATCTGTCCCGAGAAATGTCAGTGCATGTGTGTCTGAAGTTAGCTCGGCACGAGTATACAACGTTGATGACTTGAAAGAGGTGGTGGAAGCCAACAAGGAGGACAGGCTCAGGAAAGCAATGGAGGCGCAGACAATCATCACCGAAGAACTGAAACGGTTTGAGGCATGGAGGGACTCGTTGGAGACCGTTCCGACCATCAAGAAGTTGAGGTCATATGCTGACAGGATCCGGGCCTCAGAGCTCGAGAAGTGTCTGCAGAAGATCGGAGACGACAATCTCACCAAGAAGATGCGGAGAGCTGTTGAGGAGCTGAGCACCGGCATCGTGAACAAGCTCCTCCACGGCCCACTGCAGCATCTGAGGTGCGATGGCAGCGACAGCCGCACCCTCGACGAGACGCTTGAGAACATGCACGCCCTCAACCGGATGTTCAGCCTTGACACCGAGAAGGCGATCATCGAGCAGAAGATCAAGGCCAAGGTGGAGAAGACCCAAAATTGATGCCAGGAAGCAATTTTTCTACCCCGTGTGATTCCCAGTTTTTTTTAATCACTTAGCTCCTCCCCTACTCGCTGAGATCGCCAACTGTGTCGTGAATTAGTGCCATGGCAGTAGCTCAATCTGTTGAGAGGTAGTGGCAAATTGTCTCTACTCCAGCCGCATGTCTCTGTAAATTATTGCTCTAACTGCTGTGGCAAGCGGCCATTCTTCTTACATTATATACGCTATTTGGATGATATAAACAGAAATCGATCAATGTGTCAGTTGATGCCCTTTTGGTGTATTATACTTATAAGCTTGTACTGATCATGTATACCTCTTACCGTCTTATGTTAGCCTTGTATTCAGACTGTCAGCATTAACGTTTCAGAAGAGCGTACATTGTTTCTGCTTTCCAGACGTCAATGTTGATATGTTCTTCCTCGAAGAGCATGGATAGATGAACAAATAGCAGATTTGGTCGCCGTCAGACGATTGAGCTTTGCATAATCGTCAATCGATCAGGTCACTGATTTTGGGGGGAGTGAGGACGGGATTAGGCCTGTCATTTGAGATTAAGGTTAGGTGCCGATGGTTAACCTGTGCGGGCGACTGGGCTTTCTGTTGCCTCTTAGGATTATTCAGGGTACACCACGGCACCACAGCACAAGTAGACTAACCCACCACACGGATTCGGCAGAAGATTGAGGGCTTCTTTAACTAGAACAGAAATTGAATAGATCCTGAACAATATGGTCGAACGGCTGGTGGGCTATTCTTCATGAGGATAAAAGGATACTTACCCAAAAAAAGGATAAAAAGTACATCATCATCTCTCCAGGAAGAAACCCTAAAAAAGAAACTTAAAAGATTTGAATGTTGAGCTTGTTGGGCGCTTCCTCGACGAGAAATCACCCTCCAAAAATTGGGGTATGCTGCTTATTGTGGCGTGCACACGGTATTCTTTAGTAAAAGGCGAAAGAATAGTTCGCTCTGTGCTCACCACGCAGCTGCTTGAGTTTGAATCCTTCAGCTGACGCTCTATAACTCGTGTGATTGTTGGGTAATCACCTTGAGACTAAGCAGGGGGGGACTAAACTACCTTGGCCACAGCACATAACTCCTGGATTCCTTTGGCGATATTGGGCCGGCCTTGTAGCCCAATAAAACGGATTGGGCTGCTTTCCCAACTAAATCGTACCCGTGGATCGCGGCGAGGATGACAGGGAACTGTCAACTGAACACCCGCGAGtccggcacgccgccgccgatcaATGTGAACCCCTTGACGCCCCATCGTTACGCCGTCGCGTCGCGTCACGTCGCGTCTCCGGGCCCCGGCGACCGCGAGCGATCGGGGGAGGGAAACCAGGGTTCGGTTGGTCGCTGcggcctgctgcgccgagcaATCTGGTGTGGGGGCTGGACGGAGTTAATGGCTGAAATCTTCAGGCACGATGGTTCCTTTGAGCAAGTTCTACGTCGTGCTGGTGAGGCTTTGCGCCGTCGTGTGAGAGCCTTTACGAGCCTGATTTCTCCGACAGCGAAGTGTTGTGCGGGTGCCGAAATTTAGCACTCACGCAGTCACGCGGCACGAAATTCATCAGGGGAAGCCGTGCTTTTTGTTGGTTTCTGAAGAAAAGGCAATGGCTCTGACTCGTCACTGATGGCCACCTGCGTGTTGTGACCTTTGGGTGGGTCAAGCTCTTGGACCTAATCTTTGGACTCAAATGATCGATTGGAATGATACGGTGCACTTTGTGACTTCTTTGTGTCTTTTAGCCCAAATACACGTCATGCCTTTGCAAATCCTTCCTATCTCTTGGCACATTTCTATGTAGAGCAAACCCGAGCGAGAGTATGGCTATGTGAATAGGGTTCAGTGTCTTTCTGGCAAACCGATTGATCTTGGAGATTCATGTGCACCGTCCAAGACTATGCAGTATATTATAAGAGATCAACCTGTCGCGTCACCGATAAGAAGTCAAGTCTTTGTTTGCCATGGCATTAAATCTCTTGGACTATCATTGGAAAAAGTAGTTGGTGATCCATAACCTTCTCAGTATAAAGCGGCAAAGCATCATGTTTGTTTTCAAAACTTCTGGGTCcagatcttcttcttccctgaTTCCCTCTACCTCTCATTCTCTTCTCTCTAACATCTCTCTTGAATTGAAGCATCGCATCATGGTGGGAAGGTCTCTGAAAACCAGGGCGATGCTGCTGCTCATCAGTCTTCTTCTAATGGCAATCGTCAACCATGTCCGGAGAGTTGCAGAACAAGATGTCGTGGCATTCGGCGACAGCGGCGGAGGGGGCTTGCCACCGGCCTATTTGTCAAAGCAGGCATCTTCTTCAGCTTCACGGCGACACCTTCGTGAAGATTACAAGCGCATGCATGTAGTATCCAAGAGGTTGGTACCTCAGGGGCCAAATCCATTGCACAATTGACTAGATCTGTGATCCAGCGAAGCAGAAATCGGTCTGCACTTGCAACGAGATACGCAGAGTTTTTGTATTCAGCCATACGGAGTGATCTGTGAAGTTGCTGCTGCTGTCTCTTGAACTGATGTAAAATAGAACCTTGTGGAAGTGGAATTAAGTGAATTGCATTTAGTTTTCCTTATTATGCCTTTTGAAACATTATTAGAGTTGACATGAAATTATTGGGGATTTTGCTACCATAAGTACAATTCAAGCAAACATTCCAAGGGGATTCCTCCATTCCACAAAGAACCTGAAAAGCAAATGCAGTGCCCCATAGCCATTTTGACCATTGCGAATTTCTACACAGAATTAGTTGTGGTCTTTTCAATTGATTTCTCAGATAATCCAGTAATATGATGTGACAATAGTGAAATGGTAAGATAGAAGTTAGATGCGGTCAATTGCAGTGAAATAGTAGCTAGATTGCTAGTCAAAGACTCTAGCATACAGCCATACTGGTCTGTTCTTGTCCATTTGCAGCGTAAAATAAGATCAGACCTGTGATGTGTATGATAGGAATGTGCAATGAGTGATTGATGAGTTAGGCAGTACAATCCAAGGGTTCTGAAAGCTTGGGAATTGTTGATCCCAAAGGCCTCATGACAGCTAACAGTTTAAAACTTCAAGGCAGCGTTGTTCATGCATGATCCAAATACATAACATTGTTTAGTCAGGCAGGTGGCAGCTGACAGATTAAAGAAATAAATAGCCATACGAAGATAATATTCTTTTTTTCCGCTTCTTCTCGTCtttgagtaggataattcatcAGAAAATGGCACTAGTCTATTATCCAGCAGGACTTACGAACAAAGTAGGAAAGGTGGGAAGTCACAGAACGAGAGCACATTAAGATACtttctgaagtctgaactgtCGCATGATACATTCAAAAATTGATGTTGGAATATGATCCTGTACACCTGATCCATATGTGCAACACCAGTCACGCTCACGCTTAGGAATACTAGAACCACAAAATTCATTGGAGTGTGAACAACTAGATGTGGTTCAAGATAAATTATGCATCGGAAAGAACAGTGTGATGGCAAAGCCAATGTTTAGTAGAAATTTTAGTTGACACGGCATGATTGGAGTTGACAAACACGTCGCCACCTGCATTTTCTCAAAGAGCAAAGAGCTTTGGTGCTGActgctgaatttttttttttttggaacattCACATTCGGACATCTGCGGCACATCCTTGAATGATGTTAGTCATAGAGATTTTCGACGTTCAGACGGTAGGATCACAAAGATGGTGTCAAACTGCCAAACGTGAAAAGTAGGAGGATCTGCATTCACTGGATGTTCAGTCAACTTTCAGATCCCAAACGTTTGAAATCCGGCTGCCATCCAAACTAACCACTCTTTCGGCCTCGGAGTAATCAATCACACAAGCAATGATGTCACTCCTGTCAAGCATTAGACAAATCCAACATGCGTCCAATCATTAGACGGATCCAAACATCGAGCAAGGACACGCCAGCGAACTTGAGGTGCGCTACTACTTAGTTCCGGAACGGAACCTGCAGTCCTTGCAGATCAGCAAATTCAGCATCAACCTGCATAGTCGGCTCTCCATCTACCGTCCGGTCcagctttcttcctcctccgcacGACGTCAATGAAGTCCCCAACACGGCGCATGCTGCTTCTCTTGGCTTGCGTGCTTGTTGCGGAGCTTGCCTGTTTCAGTCAGGGAGGGCGAATCGTCGCGGAAGAAGACGAGCGGCCGGCATCTTCAGTCGAGCAGCAGCTCTACAAGATGCCAAGACCGCAAGAACATCTTGGTAGTGGTTCTCCTCCCGACCGAATGTATGAAGCGTCCGCGAGACCGGTGCCACAAGGCTCAAACCCCCTGCACAACCGATAATTCAGGTGATCTTCTACGTCCCTTCAATTGAGCTGTCCACTTGGCTTGTCTAGCCGGACCAACGCTACAGTACCACCAGCGCTATAGTACCACCGCATATAGTCATATTCTCGTTATTTGGAACTCTACGGTAACATTTTGCTACAGCAACCAGCCGCTACAGTACTCCTTCTTCACACAAATCAGCCCCAGCCAGCCATTCCGAACAGGGCGAATTTTCGTCCGCCGATTCTTACAGAAACATAACAAATACAATTCCTGTTGTTCAGTAGTATTATTCTACGCATGGGAATTTCACCGATGCCCACAAGGAGCTGTTTTTTCCCGCTCGTGAGCAAAAGAGGAGCAAAGGAAAAAAATTTGCACCTATTCTTACAGAAACATAACAAATACAATTCCTGTTGTTCACTAGTAGTATTCTACGCAGGGGAATTTCACCGATGCCAACAAGAAGCTGTTTGTTCCCGCTGGTGAGCAAAAGAGGAGcaaagggaaaaaaaattaaaggggagcaaaggaaaaaaaattgcaccGATTCTTACAGAAACATAACAAATACAATTCCTGTTGTTCACTAGTAGTATTCTACGCATGGAAATTTCACCGATGCCAACAAGAAGCTGTTTGTTCCCGCTCGTGAGCAAAAGAGGAgcaaagggaaaaaaaatgtTCCCGCTCGTGAGCAAAAGAGGAGCAAAGGGaaaaaaattttttgcaaaaagatgGTGGTCTGCCAGAGAGGGCGTCTGGGCCCAAGCGGGCCGGGAGCGCAGCGGCCCGTTATCCTTCCACCGTTGGAAGCGGGCGGTATTCGCTGCTCTGTGAAGCCAGCCTCACGCAATGCCCGCCGCTCTAAGTGCCGGGACGCCGAGGCCTTCGCCAAAGCGCCCGCAGCCCACTACGCAACTTGGAACGGGCGGGCCGCGGAATGCGACAACCAGACCCAGGCCCAAAGCGCCGCGCAATCGGCATCCGCACCACCTTAATGCCCCCGGCTCGGGTGACAAGCAGTCGCTACCTGCTCGGCGAGTGATGGGGCTGAGGAGTGGGTATTTAAGCTGGTGTGGTGCTTGGTGAACAGCCGGTGTGGGACTAAAGAACAGCAAGTCTGCCCTGCCAGTTGTTGGCAAACCGTTTGGTTGAGCTGTGGCGGAAGGGCGGGAGGAGAGTgggcctctttttttttgtgatgcTTGTCGGATTGGGCCTTTCTTAAGTTTGTGCTGATGGGTGGGCTTTCTGAAGAGTTTCATCGAAGTTTGGTATGCTGCTGATGCTTCAGCCTTCAGACACTGATGAATTTCGCATCAACTGCAAGGGAAGGTCACTCGCATCATAACTTCATAAGCACGCCCACTTAGCACGGATTCAACTCAACTTGTAACCCTGAAGAAGTGCCTCGTGATCAGGGACGCGAAAATCCGTATGTGGATGGAAATGGGATCTGTAATCCTGGCGCGCATGATGACGGCGTTACTGAAAATATATGTTAATTTCATGGCCGTATAAAACTCTCTCCACTCGGTTTCTAGGGACTAGGGTGATGCAAGGTGCCAGCCTGTGATGCGTTAGAATGCTGATGGCGTTAGAATGTAGAGCTACTACCTGTTGTTGTCAAACAATACTGTGCGCTGAAATACCAGTGTATTGGTGTTATGATACTCATCAGTTTTTAGTATGCAGATGTACGTGTGCATGATGGATTGATGGGTATACTTCAATGATGACTGATGTTTGTTGGGTTAAGCAGTACAATCCAATTAATCTGAAAACTCTGCATTGTTTGCTTTAAAAGTCTGATTCAAACGCACCATTGTATACAAAGGCATGTAGCAGCTGATAGATGCAAAATAAAGAGTACACGTATTCATCAGAAAGCAGTATAAGTGAAGAAAATGTTTGTTTTAGGCACGAGAGTTGTACATTAAGATGCAAACTAGGACTAACTCCTGCATTGAATCTTACATTAAACGGGCTGCATATTTGATGATGTGAGTCATCGATGTTGTGTTCTAAATTAACATGGAGACCACGGAATTACAGCACTGGCACCTTCAAGTTCAACAATTTAGTTGTATTGTACAGCACGTATCTACCAATCATGTAGAATTAAGCATCATCTCtgact from Panicum virgatum strain AP13 chromosome 9K, P.virgatum_v5, whole genome shotgun sequence encodes:
- the LOC120650600 gene encoding glutamyl-tRNA reductase, chloroplastic; its protein translation is MMASTTSATAAAAAFGAAATAKPRGSSSSAICPRVSTGGRRRSGVVRCDAGVETQVQAVAKAASIAALEQFKISADRYMKERSSIAVIGLSVHTAPVEMREKLAIAEELWPRAIQELTSLNHIEEAAVLSTCNRMEIYVVALSWNRGIREVIDWMSKKSGIPASELREHLFMLRDSDATRHLFEVSAGLDSLVLGEGQILAQVKQVVRSGQNSGGLGKNIDRMFKDAITAGKRVRCETNISSGAVSVSSAAVELALMKLPKTEALSASMLLIGAGKMGKLVVKHLIAKGCKKVVVVNRSVERVDAIREEMKDIEIVYRPLSEMYEAASEADVVFTSTASESPLFTKEHAEALPPISDTMGGVRLFVDISVPRNVSACVSEVSSARVYNVDDLKEVVEANKEDRLRKAMEAQTIITEELKRFEAWRDSLETVPTIKKLRSYADRIRASELEKCLQKIGDDNLTKKMRRAVEELSTGIVNKLLHGPLQHLRCDGSDSRTLDETLENMHALNRMFSLDTEKAIIEQKIKAKVEKTQN